The proteins below are encoded in one region of Bacteroides uniformis:
- a CDS encoding SusF/SusE family outer membrane protein: protein MKKYISHLVFALLGCAALSACVDDDYMELDKGQNELVLTASKTEVVLNEQAHADDALELSWTTGTNYGTGNKISYTLELTKTGSDFADSYVAVENAVQEYSWKKSVEELNDILRNHFGATAGENISLEARLTATVTERDEKQVSTTAFSVTAYKPLTSTLYLIGSATPGGWSADDATEMTRKDNGIFTWTGRLVAGEFKFITTLGSFLPSYNKGTDGLLVLRSSDDQPDEPFVVEEDHNYIVEANLFTGVLTLTQTETLAPAYDQLYFVGNATDWGFVKMKQDVLDPYLFRFGKFFEVGKGGEFKFGTSDGSWENMYKAKNADAAYTDTEVVFVKGFDPDNKWVLKDGECGKAYKICMDIRSGKERMMMSEFTPYEMIYMVGDATPAGWTIGDATPMQTTDNPYVFTWKGTLNAGELKFTCDKQEDWNGAWFMPAVADKQPAGETEPMLFLDKSDEAFKAQYLDVMVGGIDQKWKITTAGSYLITLNQLEETISIVKQ, encoded by the coding sequence ATGAAGAAATATATTTCACACCTTGTATTTGCCTTACTGGGCTGTGCAGCCTTATCTGCTTGTGTAGATGATGATTACATGGAATTGGATAAAGGACAGAATGAACTTGTACTGACGGCCAGCAAGACGGAAGTTGTTTTGAATGAGCAGGCACATGCCGATGATGCCCTGGAGCTTTCCTGGACTACGGGAACCAATTATGGGACGGGTAATAAAATTTCCTATACGCTGGAATTGACCAAGACCGGCAGTGATTTTGCAGATTCTTATGTAGCTGTGGAGAATGCCGTACAAGAATACTCATGGAAAAAGAGCGTGGAGGAATTGAATGACATCCTACGCAACCATTTTGGGGCAACTGCCGGGGAGAACATTTCGTTGGAAGCGCGCTTGACAGCTACTGTAACAGAACGGGACGAAAAACAGGTGTCTACCACTGCTTTCAGTGTTACAGCCTATAAACCGCTCACATCCACCCTTTATCTGATAGGTAGTGCCACTCCGGGCGGCTGGAGTGCCGATGATGCGACAGAGATGACCCGCAAGGACAATGGTATCTTTACATGGACGGGCCGGCTTGTGGCCGGTGAGTTTAAGTTCATCACGACCTTAGGCTCATTCCTGCCCTCTTACAACAAAGGAACAGATGGATTGCTGGTTCTTCGTAGCAGTGATGACCAGCCGGATGAACCTTTTGTTGTCGAAGAAGACCATAATTACATCGTCGAAGCCAATCTGTTTACCGGTGTTCTTACATTGACCCAGACAGAGACGTTGGCACCTGCCTACGACCAGCTTTATTTTGTGGGTAACGCTACGGATTGGGGATTCGTGAAGATGAAACAAGATGTGCTCGATCCATACTTGTTCCGCTTCGGCAAGTTCTTTGAAGTGGGCAAAGGAGGGGAATTCAAGTTCGGAACCTCCGATGGAAGTTGGGAGAACATGTATAAGGCCAAGAATGCCGATGCTGCTTATACCGATACAGAAGTGGTGTTTGTGAAAGGGTTCGACCCGGACAATAAATGGGTGCTGAAAGACGGGGAATGCGGCAAGGCCTACAAGATTTGCATGGATATCCGTAGTGGTAAGGAACGCATGATGATGAGCGAATTTACTCCGTATGAGATGATTTATATGGTAGGTGATGCTACTCCGGCCGGTTGGACGATTGGTGATGCTACGCCGATGCAGACAACGGATAATCCGTATGTGTTTACTTGGAAAGGTACGCTGAATGCCGGTGAGTTGAAATTTACTTGTGATAAGCAGGAAGATTGGAATGGAGCTTGGTTCATGCCGGCTGTAGCAGACAAACAGCCTGCAGGAGAAACAGAACCGATGCTTTTCCTTGATAAATCAGACGAAGCGTTCAAAGCGCAATATCTGGACGTGATGGTAGGCGGCATCGACCAGAAGTGGAAGATTACGACAGCAGGTTCCTATCTGATTACTTTGAATCAGCTGGAAGAGACAATTTCAATCGTGAAACAATAG
- a CDS encoding SusC/RagA family TonB-linked outer membrane protein: MQKYKMPISRLRMMVCLIGMLLPMCMFAQQITVQGVVKDQTGETVIGASVMEKGTTNGTITGIDGDFSLNMSPNGTLVVSFVGYKTQEVQVKGQKQLQVVLSEDAEMLDEVVVIGYGTMKKSDLTGAVSSIGNKDIKDSPVSNLGQAIQGKISGVQIVDAGKPGDNVSIKIRGLGSINNCDPLVVIDGVPTDLGLSSLNMADVERLDVLKDASATAIYGSRGANGVVMITTKRGTEGKGKLAVSANYSFQNATNVPSLLNAAQYAELSNDMMVNSGRNPNPEWANPSELGAGTDWMDELLRTGVMQNYTVSYSGGNEKSHYYVSGGFLDQSGIVKSVNYRRFTFQSNSDAQVLKWLKFSNNITFSADTKKSGSYNIGDALKALPIYPVKNEDGSWSGPDGNSEWYGSTRNPIGPTELNKSQTDGYNFLANLTAELTFTKWLKFKSTFGYDAKFWFIDNFTPKYNWKPTPTEETSRYKSDNKSFTYLWDNYFLFDHTFAEKHRVGLMAGMSAQWNTNDYLNAQKNVFMFDNVHEMDNGEEMYAIGGNETEWALLSYMARVNYSYEDRYLLTATIRRDGSSRFGKKHRWGTFPSVSVAWRASQEKWFPKNDYINDLKVRAGYGVTGSQASVGNYSYLASYNTSVYPFGISSGNQTALVSSTLANPYIHWEEVAQTNIGFDASLFNSRVMFSFDAYLKETRDMLVKASIPITSGFEDTTTTYTNAGKVRNQGIEMSLHTINLTGELGWETNLTATYNKNKIKDLNSDVPYYINQINNSYVTMLAKDYPINVFYGYVTDGIFQNQSEVNTHAVQPGAEPGDIRFRDLNNDGVINDSDRTVIGNPNPSWLFSMNNSLSYKGFELSVFLQGIAGNKIYNANNIDNTGMAAAYNQTTDVLKRWQGEGTSNSMPRAVFGDPNQNTRVSDRFVENGSYLRLKNITLSYTFPKQWLQKAQIENARLSLSCENVATITGYSGFDPEVGINGIDQNRYPISRTFSLGLNFNF; this comes from the coding sequence ATGCAAAAGTACAAAATGCCAATCAGCAGGCTACGGATGATGGTTTGTCTGATAGGAATGTTACTTCCGATGTGCATGTTCGCACAGCAAATTACAGTACAAGGTGTAGTGAAAGACCAGACCGGTGAAACGGTTATTGGCGCCAGTGTAATGGAAAAAGGAACCACAAATGGGACAATAACCGGTATTGACGGTGATTTCTCTTTGAACATGTCTCCGAACGGTACTCTTGTCGTTTCATTTGTAGGCTATAAGACTCAAGAGGTGCAGGTGAAGGGACAGAAACAGCTTCAGGTAGTTTTGTCTGAAGATGCCGAAATGCTGGATGAAGTGGTGGTGATAGGGTATGGCACCATGAAGAAAAGCGACCTTACAGGAGCAGTGTCCTCCATCGGTAACAAGGATATCAAGGATTCCCCCGTATCCAATTTGGGACAAGCCATCCAGGGAAAAATCTCAGGTGTGCAGATTGTAGATGCCGGTAAACCGGGAGACAATGTATCCATCAAGATTCGTGGTTTGGGTTCTATCAACAACTGCGACCCGCTGGTCGTGATTGACGGAGTGCCTACCGACTTGGGCTTGTCTTCCTTAAATATGGCCGATGTGGAACGTTTGGATGTATTGAAGGATGCTTCGGCCACAGCCATCTACGGTTCTCGGGGAGCTAATGGAGTTGTGATGATTACCACCAAACGCGGTACGGAAGGAAAAGGAAAACTTGCTGTATCTGCCAATTACTCTTTCCAGAATGCTACGAACGTACCTTCTTTATTGAACGCGGCGCAGTATGCCGAGTTGAGTAATGACATGATGGTGAACAGTGGACGCAATCCTAATCCGGAATGGGCCAATCCTTCTGAATTGGGTGCAGGTACCGACTGGATGGATGAATTGCTCCGTACGGGTGTGATGCAGAACTATACGGTAAGTTATTCCGGCGGTAACGAGAAATCCCATTATTATGTGTCCGGTGGTTTTCTGGATCAGTCCGGTATCGTGAAGAGTGTGAATTACCGTCGCTTCACATTCCAGTCCAACAGTGATGCGCAAGTCTTGAAATGGTTGAAGTTCTCCAATAACATTACGTTCAGTGCCGATACGAAGAAGTCGGGCAGCTATAATATAGGTGATGCGCTGAAAGCGCTCCCCATTTATCCGGTGAAGAATGAAGATGGCAGTTGGAGTGGCCCTGATGGTAACTCGGAATGGTATGGCAGCACGCGCAACCCCATTGGACCGACGGAACTGAACAAGAGTCAGACTGATGGATATAACTTCCTGGCCAACTTGACGGCAGAACTTACTTTTACCAAATGGCTTAAGTTTAAAAGTACTTTCGGCTACGATGCCAAATTCTGGTTCATAGACAACTTTACCCCCAAGTATAACTGGAAACCCACTCCCACAGAGGAGACTTCACGTTATAAGAGCGATAACAAGTCGTTCACTTATTTGTGGGACAACTATTTCCTATTCGACCATACTTTTGCAGAAAAACATCGTGTGGGATTGATGGCCGGTATGTCTGCCCAATGGAACACCAACGACTACCTGAATGCGCAGAAGAATGTGTTTATGTTCGACAATGTGCACGAAATGGATAATGGCGAGGAAATGTATGCCATCGGTGGAAACGAGACAGAGTGGGCATTGCTCTCTTACATGGCACGTGTCAACTACTCTTACGAAGACCGCTATTTGCTGACTGCAACCATTCGTCGTGACGGTTCCAGCCGTTTCGGTAAGAAACATCGCTGGGGTACTTTCCCTTCCGTATCTGTGGCATGGCGTGCCTCTCAGGAAAAGTGGTTTCCAAAAAACGACTATATCAATGACCTGAAAGTGCGTGCGGGATACGGTGTGACCGGTAGCCAGGCAAGTGTTGGAAACTACAGCTATCTGGCATCCTACAATACCAGTGTATATCCTTTCGGCATTTCGAGCGGCAATCAGACAGCGCTGGTTTCTTCTACTCTCGCCAACCCGTATATCCATTGGGAAGAGGTGGCACAAACCAACATCGGTTTTGATGCCTCACTGTTCAATTCACGCGTTATGTTCTCGTTCGATGCTTATCTGAAGGAGACGAGAGACATGCTGGTAAAGGCGTCTATCCCCATCACATCGGGATTTGAAGATACTACAACCACGTATACCAATGCCGGAAAAGTACGTAATCAAGGTATTGAAATGAGTCTGCATACCATCAATCTTACCGGTGAACTGGGATGGGAAACGAACCTGACCGCCACTTACAATAAGAATAAAATTAAGGATTTGAACAGCGACGTTCCTTATTACATTAACCAAATCAATAACTCCTATGTAACGATGCTGGCAAAGGACTATCCCATTAATGTCTTCTACGGCTATGTTACGGACGGAATCTTCCAGAACCAGTCTGAAGTGAATACACATGCCGTGCAGCCGGGAGCTGAGCCGGGTGATATCCGTTTCAGGGATTTGAACAACGATGGTGTCATCAATGATAGTGACCGTACCGTCATCGGTAACCCGAACCCAAGTTGGCTGTTCTCCATGAACAATAGCCTTTCCTATAAGGGTTTCGAACTTTCTGTTTTCTTACAAGGTATAGCCGGAAATAAGATATACAATGCCAACAATATCGACAATACCGGTATGGCAGCTGCCTATAACCAGACTACCGACGTACTGAAGCGTTGGCAAGGAGAGGGGACCAGCAATTCGATGCCGCGTGCCGTGTTCGGCGACCCCAATCAGAATACACGCGTGTCAGACCGCTTTGTGGAGAATGGTTCTTATCTGCGTTTGAAGAATATCACACTCTCATACACTTTCCCGAAGCAGTGGTTACAGAAAGCCCAGATTGAAAATGCACGCCTTTCCCTATCTTGTGAGAATGTGGCTACCATCACCGGATATTCCGGTTTCGACCCTGAAGTGGGTATTAACGGAATAGACCAGAACCGTTACCCCATTTCCCGTACGTTCAGCTTAGGATTAAACTTTAACTTTTAA
- a CDS encoding DUF6377 domain-containing protein: MKNIIIFLCLCTICMCRLHAADSSRADSLLLKLDQAIKERPIYMEQKELKLVELKRQLHRQIPDEERFAILGTLLDEYRSFNTDSALHMAEEREQIAIRLGNREYIDNARMNKADVLGMTGMYKEVMDLMRNIHIDRLPVDIHPYYYHIYRTVYGLMADYAVTAYEKKLYTELTDKYRDSLLLVNKDNLLIHTLIQSDQYNVRNEYDKAIRLLTDYLALQKDYEHDVAICAYTLSESYRLKGDKEKEKEYLIVSAMADMKTAVREYISLRKLAVLLYQEGDIERAYSYVKICMEDAAACNARLRKLEILEIFPIINDAYQQKTEKQQEQMKWALVSISLLSLFLLLAIFYVYKQMKKVAAARREVIDANKRLKELNDELHLSNAQLKEANHSIAENSYLKEEYIGRYMDQCSVYLEKMDNYRRSLGKIAATGNVEELYKNIKSSKFIEGELKEFYTNFDNTFLQLFPTFVEDFNALLADDEQISLKAGERMNTELRIFALIRLGITDSVKIAQFLRYSVTTIYNYRTKVRNKAAGDRDLLEQEVMTIGKSKN, translated from the coding sequence ATGAAAAATATAATCATATTCTTGTGTCTTTGTACCATCTGTATGTGCCGCCTTCATGCTGCAGACAGCAGCCGGGCGGATTCTTTGCTGCTGAAACTGGACCAGGCGATAAAGGAGCGTCCCATATACATGGAGCAGAAAGAGCTGAAACTGGTGGAACTGAAAAGACAGTTGCATCGGCAGATACCGGATGAAGAACGTTTTGCCATTCTTGGCACATTGCTGGATGAGTACCGTTCGTTCAATACGGATTCTGCATTGCACATGGCCGAGGAAAGGGAACAGATAGCCATACGTCTTGGAAACCGGGAATACATAGACAATGCCCGCATGAATAAAGCAGATGTTTTGGGAATGACCGGTATGTATAAGGAAGTTATGGATTTGATGCGGAATATCCATATAGACCGGTTACCGGTGGATATCCATCCATATTATTACCATATCTACCGTACGGTCTATGGCCTTATGGCCGATTATGCCGTGACGGCATATGAAAAGAAGCTTTATACGGAGCTTACGGACAAATATCGTGATTCGTTGCTGTTGGTCAATAAAGATAATCTTCTGATACATACCTTGATTCAGTCCGACCAGTATAATGTACGCAATGAATATGACAAGGCCATCCGTTTGCTGACGGATTATCTGGCGCTGCAGAAGGACTATGAACACGACGTTGCGATTTGTGCCTATACTTTATCAGAGTCTTACCGGCTGAAAGGGGACAAAGAGAAGGAAAAGGAATACCTGATTGTTTCTGCTATGGCGGATATGAAAACCGCTGTCCGTGAATATATCTCTTTACGCAAGCTCGCCGTACTGCTTTACCAGGAAGGAGACATCGAGCGTGCCTATTCTTATGTAAAGATATGTATGGAAGATGCAGCCGCCTGCAATGCCCGGTTGCGCAAGCTGGAGATTCTGGAAATCTTTCCTATCATTAATGATGCTTACCAGCAAAAGACGGAGAAGCAGCAGGAGCAGATGAAATGGGCACTGGTATCTATCAGCCTGCTTTCACTTTTTCTGTTGCTTGCCATATTTTATGTATACAAGCAGATGAAGAAAGTGGCTGCCGCCCGCAGGGAAGTGATTGACGCCAACAAACGGTTGAAGGAGCTGAATGATGAGCTTCACCTTTCCAATGCACAACTCAAGGAGGCCAACCACAGCATTGCCGAAAACTCCTATCTGAAGGAGGAGTATATCGGCCGTTATATGGACCAGTGCTCGGTCTATTTGGAAAAGATGGACAATTACCGCCGGTCGCTGGGAAAGATTGCCGCTACCGGAAATGTGGAGGAACTCTACAAGAACATCAAGTCTTCTAAATTCATAGAGGGGGAATTAAAGGAATTCTATACCAACTTTGATAATACCTTCCTGCAGCTGTTTCCTACTTTTGTAGAAGACTTCAATGCCCTGCTTGCCGATGATGAGCAAATATCCTTGAAAGCCGGCGAACGGATGAATACAGAGTTGCGCATCTTTGCATTGATACGTTTGGGTATTACTGACAGCGTGAAGATAGCCCAATTCCTTCGATATTCTGTTACCACCATTTATAACTATCGTACGAAGGTTCGCAACAAGGCTGCCGGTGACCGCGACTTGTTGGAACAGGAAGTGATGACAATTGGCAAGTCGAAGAACTGA
- a CDS encoding GNAT family N-acetyltransferase, whose amino-acid sequence MDIHTFIANYQEAFGQHAELPIAFWYSDRMGASTERVTGCLFKCMKQVRDGKIVSLSNKTITCGGGKFYTGFTEMPERVPGFVSLKEKYKKTPEMVVDFVNELQISRTDKAYLHFARIDKIPSFDEVEGLLFLPTPDILSGLATWTFFDNNASDAVAAPFGSGCCSVITQTIIENRKQGKRTFLGFFDPSVRPYFEADLLSFTIPMSRFKEMYHTMRESCLFDTHAWGKIKERIQLSQSGDVHILPSPISFPILPDIYLQEIRIEDAAAIYHAIDTHRDYLRTWLPFVDNMRTIADEEAFLRQVLSTPAERNEPIFGIWNQQHEICGLIGFHFSDFDNHRTELGYWLLPEYQHRGIITESVRKLCLWAVQEKEIKRIQIRCAVGNAASNAVPVRLGFVHEGTERCGELLASGEYTDIHIYSILKEEVLANLKR is encoded by the coding sequence ATGGATATACACACATTTATTGCCAATTATCAGGAAGCTTTCGGCCAACACGCCGAACTCCCCATCGCCTTTTGGTATTCAGACCGAATGGGGGCATCTACAGAGAGAGTAACCGGTTGTCTCTTCAAATGCATGAAACAAGTCAGAGACGGCAAAATCGTCAGTCTCAGCAACAAAACAATTACCTGCGGAGGAGGCAAGTTCTATACCGGATTTACTGAAATGCCCGAGCGCGTCCCGGGGTTTGTCTCTTTGAAAGAGAAATACAAGAAGACTCCCGAAATGGTGGTAGATTTTGTCAATGAGCTACAGATTTCCAGAACTGACAAAGCCTATCTGCATTTTGCCCGCATAGACAAGATACCTTCCTTTGATGAAGTGGAAGGACTGCTGTTCCTGCCAACTCCCGACATTCTATCCGGACTGGCGACATGGACCTTCTTCGACAACAATGCATCGGATGCCGTAGCAGCCCCATTCGGCTCCGGCTGCTGTTCCGTCATTACCCAAACCATCATTGAAAACCGGAAACAAGGGAAACGTACTTTCCTGGGATTCTTCGACCCCTCCGTCCGCCCATACTTCGAAGCGGACTTATTGAGCTTCACTATCCCCATGTCCCGATTCAAGGAAATGTATCACACCATGCGCGAAAGCTGTCTGTTCGATACACATGCCTGGGGAAAAATCAAGGAAAGGATACAGCTGTCCCAATCAGGAGACGTACATATCCTCCCCTCTCCCATTTCCTTCCCCATCCTTCCGGACATTTATCTGCAGGAAATCAGAATAGAAGATGCCGCAGCCATCTACCATGCCATCGACACACACCGGGACTACTTAAGAACATGGCTGCCATTTGTGGATAATATGCGCACAATAGCTGATGAAGAAGCTTTTTTACGTCAGGTATTATCTACTCCTGCCGAACGAAATGAGCCAATATTCGGTATTTGGAACCAACAACATGAAATCTGCGGACTGATAGGTTTCCATTTCTCCGATTTCGACAACCACCGTACAGAACTCGGCTATTGGCTACTGCCGGAATACCAGCATCGGGGCATCATTACTGAAAGTGTCCGCAAGCTGTGTCTGTGGGCCGTACAAGAAAAAGAGATAAAGCGGATACAAATTCGCTGTGCCGTGGGCAATGCAGCCAGTAACGCCGTACCGGTTCGCCTCGGTTTCGTCCATGAGGGAACAGAACGTTGCGGAGAACTGCTGGCTTCTGGAGAATATACAGATATACATATATACAGCATCCTGAAAGAAGAAGTGCTGGCCAACCTCAAACGATAA
- a CDS encoding alanyl-tRNA editing protein, translating to MEQQPHLNDHNKQEYPPMHTTEHIINQTMIRLFGCGRSISAHIERKKSKLDYLLAACPTEEEIKKLEEAVNEVIARQLPVTTEFITQEEAQGRFDLERLPDGASETVRVVKVGDYDECLCIGVHVENTSEIGTFKIISHDWDEEAKRWRMRFKLV from the coding sequence ATGGAACAACAACCTCATCTCAATGACCACAACAAGCAGGAGTACCCTCCTATGCACACCACGGAGCACATCATCAACCAGACCATGATAAGGTTATTCGGTTGCGGCCGCTCCATATCAGCACACATAGAACGGAAGAAGAGCAAGCTGGACTATCTCCTTGCCGCCTGCCCCACAGAAGAAGAAATAAAGAAGCTGGAAGAGGCCGTAAACGAGGTAATCGCCCGACAGCTGCCCGTCACAACAGAATTCATTACGCAAGAGGAAGCGCAAGGACGTTTCGACTTGGAACGCCTGCCCGATGGTGCTTCGGAAACGGTACGTGTCGTGAAAGTAGGCGATTACGACGAATGCCTCTGCATCGGAGTACATGTGGAGAATACATCAGAAATCGGAACCTTCAAAATCATCAGTCACGATTGGGACGAAGAAGCCAAGCGTTGGAGAATGCGTTTTAAATTAGTCTGA
- a CDS encoding Hsp20/alpha crystallin family protein, which yields MMPVRRNQNWLPSIFNDFFDNDWMVKANATAPAINVFETAKEYKVELAAPGMTKEDFNVHIDEENNLVISMEKKTESKEENNKDEKKEGRYLRREFSYTKFQQTMILPDDVDKEKIGAHVENGVLNITLPKFTEAEKEKAKKFIDVK from the coding sequence ATGATGCCTGTAAGAAGAAACCAAAATTGGTTACCGAGTATTTTTAATGATTTCTTTGACAATGATTGGATGGTAAAAGCAAATGCCACCGCCCCTGCCATCAACGTATTCGAAACAGCAAAAGAGTACAAAGTTGAATTGGCTGCTCCCGGTATGACAAAAGAAGACTTCAACGTTCACATCGATGAAGAAAACAATCTGGTCATCAGCATGGAAAAGAAAACAGAAAGCAAGGAAGAGAACAACAAGGACGAAAAGAAGGAAGGCCGCTACTTGCGCCGCGAATTCTCATACACCAAGTTCCAGCAAACCATGATTCTTCCGGACGATGTCGATAAGGAAAAGATTGGCGCCCATGTAGAAAACGGCGTGTTGAACATTACATTGCCTAAGTTTACAGAAGCAGAAAAAGAAAAGGCCAAGAAATTCATCGACGTAAAATAA
- a CDS encoding acyltransferase family protein, producing the protein MNTRTTYLASKPHYEILDGLRGVAAVMVIIFHLFEAHAGGSHLTQIINHGYLAVDFFFMLSGFVIGYAYDDRWNRMTVGTFFKRRIIRLHPMVIMGSIVGAAFFYFQESPCFPPIENTSIGTMLLVMLLGCTLLPLPLKFDIRGWTEMHPLNGPAWSLYYEYIGNILYALFVRKFNKVALSVLVFVAGCFTVYRCLTAPAGDIVGGWALNWEQQYVGMVRLMYPFFGGLLLSRLGWLIRLEKRAFWWCSLLIVVVLSIPRIGGEDGYWMNGLYEAFCIICIFPVIVSMGAGGKVTGKRSTAVCKFLGDISYPIYITHYPLVYTYTAWVCNNNATMAEGIPYMILTFVGAVVLAYACLKLYDEPVRKWLTDRFLKGKKK; encoded by the coding sequence ATGAATACACGAACTACTTATCTTGCCTCGAAACCGCATTATGAGATTCTTGACGGACTTCGTGGCGTGGCGGCTGTCATGGTTATTATCTTCCATCTTTTTGAAGCACATGCAGGTGGCAGCCATCTTACTCAAATTATCAATCATGGTTATCTGGCAGTGGATTTCTTCTTCATGCTTTCCGGTTTTGTTATCGGCTATGCTTATGATGACCGTTGGAACCGGATGACCGTGGGCACTTTCTTCAAACGCCGTATCATCCGCCTGCATCCTATGGTGATTATGGGAAGCATTGTGGGCGCTGCCTTTTTCTATTTTCAGGAGTCGCCTTGTTTTCCACCTATCGAGAATACGTCCATCGGAACAATGCTGCTGGTGATGTTGCTGGGCTGTACCTTGCTTCCTCTTCCGCTGAAGTTCGACATTCGCGGCTGGACGGAAATGCATCCGTTGAATGGCCCGGCATGGTCGCTCTATTATGAATATATCGGTAATATCCTGTATGCGTTGTTTGTACGCAAGTTCAATAAGGTGGCCCTGTCGGTGCTGGTATTTGTGGCAGGGTGTTTTACGGTGTACCGTTGTCTGACTGCTCCTGCCGGCGATATTGTGGGTGGTTGGGCCTTGAACTGGGAACAGCAGTATGTGGGTATGGTCCGGCTGATGTATCCGTTCTTCGGCGGATTGCTTCTGTCACGCCTCGGCTGGCTGATACGGCTTGAAAAGCGTGCTTTCTGGTGGTGCAGCCTGCTGATTGTGGTGGTTCTTTCCATTCCCCGTATCGGAGGTGAGGATGGTTACTGGATGAACGGGCTTTACGAGGCTTTCTGTATTATCTGCATCTTCCCGGTCATTGTTTCGATGGGAGCGGGCGGCAAGGTGACCGGTAAGCGCTCTACTGCCGTATGCAAGTTCCTGGGAGATATTTCCTATCCGATTTATATCACCCATTATCCGCTGGTATATACTTATACGGCTTGGGTATGCAACAATAACGCTACAATGGCGGAAGGTATCCCTTATATGATACTTACTTTCGTGGGAGCCGTTGTCCTTGCTTATGCTTGTTTGAAACTGTACGACGAACCGGTGCGCAAGTGGCTGACAGACCGTTTTCTGAAAGGGAAGAAGAAATAG
- a CDS encoding ABC transporter permease has translation MIKFLIEKEFKQLFRNSFLPKLIFIFPCMIMILMPWAANLEIKNINLNIVDNDHSVLSRRLVDKIGASTYFCLTALPDTYDEALLAIEAGSADVVLEIPRDFEKDWVKGEAPRLLVAANAVNGTKGSLGGSYLSSIISDYTRELGSESSSQGLAGKPLPRVDITTQNLYNPTLNYKLFMIPALMVMLLTLICGFLPALNVVGEKEAGTIEQINVTPVGKFTFIAAKLIPYWLIGFVVLTICFVLAWVLYGILPAGHFLTIYGMALFFLPVVSGFGLVISNHSTTLQQAMFVMWFFMLILILMSGLFTPIHSMPEWAQWITRINPLRYFVEVMRTIYLRGGGFAELLPQLGAVLVFALVFNLWAVKSYKKSS, from the coding sequence ATGATAAAGTTTCTCATTGAAAAGGAATTCAAGCAGTTGTTCCGCAACTCCTTCCTGCCCAAGCTGATTTTCATTTTCCCGTGCATGATTATGATACTGATGCCCTGGGCCGCCAATCTGGAGATAAAGAACATCAATCTGAATATAGTGGACAATGACCACAGCGTCTTGTCTCGCCGTCTGGTAGATAAAATCGGTGCATCCACTTATTTCTGCCTGACAGCGCTTCCCGATACATACGATGAGGCTTTGCTGGCCATTGAAGCAGGTTCGGCAGATGTCGTGCTGGAGATTCCCCGTGATTTCGAAAAGGATTGGGTGAAGGGAGAGGCGCCTCGTCTGCTGGTGGCGGCCAATGCCGTGAACGGCACGAAGGGCAGTCTGGGAGGATCCTACTTGTCTTCCATCATCAGTGACTATACCCGTGAACTGGGTTCGGAGTCGTCTTCGCAAGGGCTTGCCGGGAAGCCGCTTCCCCGGGTGGACATCACTACGCAGAATCTTTACAACCCCACGCTGAACTACAAGCTTTTCATGATTCCTGCCCTCATGGTAATGCTGCTGACGCTGATTTGCGGTTTTCTCCCTGCCCTCAATGTGGTGGGCGAGAAGGAGGCGGGCACCATCGAGCAGATAAATGTCACCCCCGTCGGCAAGTTCACTTTCATTGCCGCCAAGCTGATACCTTACTGGCTGATAGGTTTTGTGGTGCTGACCATCTGTTTCGTTCTGGCATGGGTACTTTACGGCATTCTGCCGGCGGGACATTTCCTCACTATCTACGGCATGGCGCTGTTTTTTCTACCGGTGGTGTCGGGGTTCGGGCTGGTCATATCCAATCATTCGACCACGTTGCAGCAGGCCATGTTTGTCATGTGGTTCTTCATGCTTATCCTTATTCTGATGAGTGGTCTTTTCACCCCTATCCACAGTATGCCTGAGTGGGCGCAATGGATTACGCGCATCAATCCGCTACGCTATTTTGTGGAGGTGATGCGTACCATCTATCTCCGTGGTGGCGGATTTGCCGAACTGCTTCCGCAACTGGGAGCCGTGTTGGTCTTTGCATTGGTCTTCAATCTGTGGGCGGTAAAAAGTTATAAGAAAAGTAGTTAA